The proteins below come from a single Kosakonia sp. SMBL-WEM22 genomic window:
- a CDS encoding DUF4225 domain-containing protein produces MNYYLAMAQIDAQSLWNVASQVAGAPFKDGLTRIRFLDEIKGFISNQLNGIKQAKDDEVCKECINNLKTERNNLQIQDRMLRTGEAYLTAAVKLYEENGKIVGYVIGVVGIVVGAIQVVGGATMAVSSAGTGNVLGVIAGATLIFHGASNIVENVDKLRGVANPRNPAQDAYMGAAEFLGFERKTGMLAYQGVNLVTSVYGIFRPILKPES; encoded by the coding sequence ATGAATTACTATCTGGCTATGGCGCAGATAGATGCACAATCACTGTGGAACGTCGCCTCGCAAGTTGCCGGTGCTCCTTTTAAAGATGGTCTTACCCGCATCCGGTTTCTTGATGAAATCAAAGGTTTTATCAGTAACCAGCTTAACGGTATTAAGCAGGCAAAGGATGATGAGGTATGCAAAGAATGCATCAACAATTTGAAGACTGAACGCAATAATCTACAGATCCAGGACAGGATGCTACGCACTGGCGAAGCTTATCTGACTGCTGCAGTAAAACTTTATGAAGAGAATGGTAAAATTGTCGGCTATGTCATTGGCGTGGTAGGGATCGTCGTTGGTGCAATACAGGTTGTTGGCGGTGCAACTATGGCGGTTAGTTCCGCAGGCACTGGCAACGTCCTTGGGGTCATTGCTGGAGCAACGCTCATCTTTCATGGAGCCAGCAACATAGTGGAAAATGTTGATAAGCTAAGGGGGGTGGCAAACCCAAGAAATCCTGCTCAGGATGCATATATGGGCGCTGCGGAGTTTCTGGGATTTGAGCGTAAAACAGGCATGCTGGCATATCAGGGTGTGAACCTGGTAACGTCTGTATACGGTATATTCCGCCCCATACTCAAACCGGAAAGCTGA
- a CDS encoding recombinase family protein, which yields MKLSLPNAAIMRHLVILIQKFRQRDVNFLCFKDSIDASISMERFFFPVMGALAEWNTC from the coding sequence GTGAAGCTATCTCTGCCCAACGCAGCCATAATGCGTCACCTTGTGATCCTGATTCAAAAATTCCGCCAGCGTGACGTGAATTTTCTCTGTTTTAAAGATAGTATCGATGCCAGTATCTCAATGGAACGCTTTTTCTTTCCTGTCATGGGCGCGCTGGCAGAATGGAACACTTGCTGA
- a CDS encoding tail fiber assembly protein: MAKYYSIAKCGFYDDAFKSSYDATDSWPNDVIEITTEQAVYFYEAINNGCRIYQDGVQLLLSKPCSDKYHCWDTINNEWTLTEQAAQQRAEDLVKITEAEKENLINTAMQTISLLQLKLQAGCKLSSDETTKLNAVLDYIDKVSAVDTSTAPDITWPVKPLSF, from the coding sequence ATGGCAAAATATTATTCCATTGCGAAATGCGGATTTTATGACGATGCATTTAAAAGCAGTTATGACGCGACCGATTCATGGCCGAATGATGTTATCGAAATAACTACTGAGCAGGCCGTCTATTTTTATGAAGCGATAAATAACGGATGCCGAATTTATCAGGACGGGGTGCAGCTTTTACTCTCGAAGCCCTGTTCTGATAAGTATCATTGTTGGGATACAATAAATAACGAATGGACTCTTACTGAACAAGCAGCACAACAGCGGGCAGAGGATCTCGTTAAGATAACGGAGGCTGAGAAAGAGAACCTTATTAATACTGCAATGCAGACAATCAGCCTGTTGCAACTCAAACTACAGGCCGGGTGTAAATTGTCTTCTGATGAAACCACGAAGTTAAATGCCGTACTGGATTACATTGATAAAGTAAGCGCAGTGGACACCAGTACGGCACCCGATATTACATGGCCTGTGAAGCCTCTCTCTTTTTAA
- a CDS encoding IS3 family transposase — MQGSPTEVPLYQSTPHCMGCHDDVSGVVRCWLVDEAHSLSRTRAGRSDDGRVRRKPDGEVIVHSDQGSQYGSDDWQRFCRANNLAPSMSRRGNCRGNAVAESFFSSLKKERIRKRIYKTRDLARADIFDYIEVFYNRAQRHSHLGGVSPEAFEQASS, encoded by the coding sequence TTGCAAGGGAGCCCGACTGAAGTACCGCTTTATCAATCAACACCGCACTGTATGGGGTGCCATGACGATGTGTCGGGTGTTGTGCGTTGCTGGCTGGTCGATGAAGCCCACTCTCTCTCGCGAACTCGCGCTGGACGCTCTGATGATGGCCGTGTGCGTCGAAAACCGGACGGCGAGGTTATCGTACATAGCGATCAGGGCAGCCAGTACGGCAGTGACGACTGGCAGCGCTTCTGCCGGGCCAATAACCTGGCGCCGAGCATGAGCAGGCGTGGCAACTGCCGGGGTAATGCGGTGGCCGAATCGTTCTTCAGTTCGCTGAAAAAAGAGCGGATCAGAAAGCGCATATATAAAACCCGGGATCTGGCCCGGGCGGATATCTTCGATTACATTGAAGTGTTCTACAACCGGGCCCAGCGCCACAGTCATCTCGGCGGCGTCAGTCCGGAGGCCTTCGAACAGGCCTCATCGTGA
- a CDS encoding transposase translates to MGTPRFTPQFKGEAVRQITERGYSVVEVSDRLGVSAHSLYKRLWAIKPDNSEQHARD, encoded by the coding sequence ATGGGCACACCGCGATTTACACCTCAATTTAAGGGAGAAGCCGTCCGTCAGATAACGGAACGCGGTTATTCCGTCGTCGAAGTTTCTGACCGGCTGGGCGTTTCAGCACACAGTCTCTATAAGCGGTTGTGGGCTATCAAACCCGATAACAGCGAGCAGCATGCCCGTGATTAA